One window of the Brevinematales bacterium genome contains the following:
- a CDS encoding phosphatase PAP2 family protein, whose translation MERIKKIKAAISNKFSTVLKFDLWIISKIMKVRNKYLTFLLKNISRLSDWWFLTLIAILIGIFWNIEIGIFLSTALIIQVIFQKIIKNIITRKRPYIKHRTTVKRLIIPPDRYSFPSGHTAGAFVTFFVVNNFFFEISLFILSIAILIGFSRIYLGVHYLTDVLFGILLAFISFEISKYLYTYIFNLIKLIIPYLLHSQFFQAEYRLSG comes from the coding sequence ATGGAAAGAATAAAAAAAATTAAAGCAGCCATATCTAATAAATTCTCAACAGTTCTAAAGTTTGACCTTTGGATTATATCCAAAATCATGAAAGTAAGAAACAAATACTTAACTTTTCTACTAAAAAATATTTCCAGGCTAAGTGATTGGTGGTTTCTCACTTTAATTGCTATACTGATAGGAATATTTTGGAATATTGAGATAGGAATATTTTTAAGTACCGCACTTATAATACAGGTAATCTTTCAAAAAATAATAAAAAATATAATAACTAGAAAAAGACCATATATAAAACATAGAACAACTGTAAAAAGACTCATAATACCACCTGATAGATATTCGTTTCCTTCAGGACATACAGCAGGAGCTTTTGTAACATTTTTTGTGGTAAACAACTTTTTCTTTGAAATATCTTTGTTTATACTTTCCATAGCAATACTAATAGGATTTTCAAGAATTTACTTAGGAGTACACTACTTAACAGATGTTTTATTTGGAATACTACTAGCATTCATATCATTTGAGATTAGTAAGTACTTATATACTTATATATTTAACTTGATTAAGTTGATAATCCCTTACCTACTTCATTCACAGTTCTTCCAAGCAGAGTATCGTTTGTCTGGATAA
- a CDS encoding STAS domain-containing protein, which produces MYKVEKSGDIVIVYLEGRIDVQAALELEKQMSEIFNTNINKVIFDFQKVQHLSSSGIRVLISSLRRTTANKGGVKLSNVDQQIRKILKLVELENLFSYYDSVEDAIKAFKE; this is translated from the coding sequence ATGTACAAGGTTGAAAAATCCGGAGACATAGTAATCGTATACCTAGAAGGAAGAATCGACGTTCAAGCCGCTTTAGAACTTGAAAAACAAATGAGTGAAATATTTAACACCAATATAAATAAAGTGATATTTGACTTTCAAAAGGTACAGCATTTATCTAGTAGCGGTATAAGAGTTTTGATATCTTCTCTTAGAAGGACAACAGCAAACAAAGGTGGAGTAAAACTGTCAAATGTTGATCAGCAGATAAGAAAGATCCTTAAGCTTGTTGAACTTGAAAACCTTTTCTCGTATTACGATTCCGTTGAAGATGCTATAAAAGCTTTTAAAGAGTAA
- a CDS encoding phosphoribosylaminoimidazolesuccinocarboxamide synthase: MEKILFEFNEFLSDKIKNINDYNIFYFSDFDGMKLVKRGKVRDIYEVGDYLLIVSTDRISAFDVILPTPIPYKGMILNMLSYFWFRKFDKVIPNHVVSIIPEEYPSVCKPYAEMLKYRSMLVKKMKVYQIECIIRGYLAGSGYEEYTKTGSICGIELPKGLKISSKLPKPIFTPSTKSDIGHDININIEEARKIVGDIIDDIQSKSLEIFKIASNYLESKGIILCDTKFEFGFDNQNKIVLVDEVLTPDSSRFWNKDTYQEGKHQESYDKQFVRDYLKTLNWNKTYPAPILPKNIVEETLKRYYEIFRRIVF; this comes from the coding sequence ATGGAAAAAATACTTTTTGAATTCAACGAATTCTTATCAGACAAAATCAAAAACATCAATGATTACAATATATTCTACTTCTCAGACTTTGATGGTATGAAACTAGTTAAAAGAGGTAAGGTTAGAGATATATACGAAGTAGGTGATTACTTACTAATTGTGTCAACAGATAGAATATCAGCATTTGATGTTATCCTTCCAACACCAATCCCATACAAAGGAATGATACTGAACATGCTATCATATTTTTGGTTTAGAAAATTTGATAAAGTTATACCAAATCACGTTGTTAGTATCATACCAGAAGAATATCCATCTGTCTGTAAACCCTACGCTGAAATGTTAAAATACAGAAGCATGCTCGTAAAAAAGATGAAAGTTTATCAGATCGAATGTATAATAAGGGGATATCTTGCAGGTTCTGGATACGAAGAATATACAAAAACAGGTTCAATATGTGGCATTGAATTACCAAAAGGACTTAAAATATCTTCAAAATTACCAAAACCGATATTCACTCCATCAACTAAATCTGACATAGGTCACGATATAAATATAAATATCGAAGAAGCAAGAAAAATAGTTGGAGACATTATCGACGATATTCAATCAAAAAGTTTAGAAATCTTCAAAATCGCTTCAAATTATCTTGAAAGCAAAGGTATTATACTTTGCGACACAAAATTTGAATTTGGCTTCGATAACCAAAACAAAATTGTATTAGTTGATGAAGTACTAACGCCAGACTCATCAAGATTCTGGAATAAAGATACATACCAAGAAGGTAAACACCAAGAAAGCTATGATAAACAGTTTGTCAGAGACTACCTTAAGACACTTAACTGGAACAAAACTTATCCAGCACCTATACTTCCAAAAAACATTGTAGAGGAAACTTTGAAAAGATATTATGAAATATTTAGAAGAATAGTATTCTAA
- the pheA gene encoding prephenate dehydratase: MKNIEELRKNIEKIDDEILSLIKRRVEIAVRIGEEKKKNGLNIYDPNRENEIIDKIKFKSQEMGLPYDYIEDIFLLIMSMTRNIQERISIALLGPEGTFSEIAVTRRFGYDVEKIYAKNISDIFREVSKGKANVGVVPIENSYNGVVAQTLDNFVDSHLKIMGEIFLRVHHSLLSKEDNISKIKTLYSHPQALGQCKEWIENNLSNVEIIETSSTSEATKIASTKPQSGAIGNEILSKKYNLKILAKNIEDDPMNTTRFWIIGEESVNMTGDDKTTILCYINDKPGALFDLIKPFKDMNVNMTKIESRPSRIKLWDYLFFIDFEGHTQDHKIQKLLTEVEKNASLLKILGSYPKGIVLE, from the coding sequence ATGAAAAACATTGAAGAACTCAGAAAAAACATAGAAAAAATCGATGACGAAATACTATCACTAATAAAGAGAAGAGTTGAAATAGCAGTAAGGATAGGAGAAGAAAAAAAGAAAAACGGTTTGAATATATATGACCCTAATAGAGAAAACGAAATTATAGATAAAATAAAATTCAAATCCCAAGAAATGGGACTTCCATATGACTATATAGAAGACATTTTTTTACTAATAATGTCAATGACCAGAAATATCCAAGAAAGAATTAGTATTGCACTGCTTGGCCCTGAAGGAACATTCTCTGAAATAGCAGTAACAAGAAGATTTGGTTATGATGTTGAGAAGATTTACGCTAAAAACATTTCAGATATCTTTAGAGAAGTCTCAAAAGGTAAGGCTAATGTAGGTGTAGTACCAATAGAAAATTCTTATAATGGGGTAGTTGCTCAAACTCTTGATAACTTCGTTGATTCTCATCTTAAAATAATGGGCGAGATTTTCTTAAGAGTACACCACTCACTTCTTTCAAAGGAAGACAATATATCAAAAATAAAAACACTGTACTCACATCCTCAAGCATTGGGGCAATGTAAAGAATGGATAGAAAATAATTTAAGTAACGTAGAAATAATCGAAACAAGTAGCACATCAGAGGCAACAAAGATAGCATCAACAAAACCTCAATCAGGAGCAATAGGAAACGAAATTCTCTCAAAAAAATACAACCTAAAAATACTTGCAAAAAATATCGAAGACGATCCTATGAACACAACAAGATTCTGGATAATAGGCGAAGAAAGTGTAAATATGACAGGAGATGACAAAACTACTATATTATGCTATATAAATGATAAACCTGGAGCACTATTTGATCTCATCAAACCTTTCAAAGATATGAATGTAAACATGACGAAAATCGAATCAAGACCTTCAAGAATAAAACTCTGGGATTACTTATTTTTCATTGACTTCGAAGGACACACTCAAGATCACAAAATACAGAAATTACTTACAGAAGTTGAAAAAAACGCATCATTATTAAAGATATTGGGCTCTTACCCAAAAGGAATAGTATTGGAGTAA
- a CDS encoding HDOD domain-containing protein produces the protein MDEEQLLRWNKIIESTPPLPFIVSTLLKKLEDPEASIREIEETLEKEPLLVAKVLKMANSAYYGFPRSITTVREAIIVLGLNTIRSIALAISIKSIMNVDVSGYWFSSIKGLWEHSLLTAGGARVIAKKLRLSDPEKYFVGGLLHDIGKIILSSITKEYKVQFLKNFLFYNKTISQSEEEVIGISHNTIGNMLANYWNLPQFISDIILYHDNPFDAPEEIRKDIVVISTANELSYNFIPENLVEIGVSEKRNKRADEYLKYLGIPNERESIIKTMEKMLEISPEV, from the coding sequence ATGGATGAAGAACAACTTCTCAGGTGGAATAAAATAATAGAAAGTACACCACCTTTACCCTTTATAGTTAGCACACTACTCAAAAAACTTGAAGATCCTGAAGCAAGCATCAGAGAGATAGAAGAAACTCTCGAGAAAGAACCTCTACTCGTAGCAAAAGTACTCAAGATGGCAAACTCTGCATACTATGGTTTTCCAAGAAGTATAACAACTGTCAGAGAAGCAATAATAGTGTTAGGGCTTAACACAATAAGGAGTATCGCTTTAGCAATATCAATAAAATCAATTATGAATGTTGACGTCTCAGGATATTGGTTTTCTTCAATCAAAGGACTCTGGGAACACTCACTACTTACTGCGGGTGGAGCAAGGGTAATAGCTAAAAAACTCAGACTTAGTGACCCAGAAAAATACTTTGTAGGAGGATTATTGCACGATATAGGAAAAATAATATTGAGTAGTATAACCAAGGAATACAAAGTACAATTCCTGAAAAATTTTCTCTTTTACAACAAAACCATATCCCAAAGTGAAGAGGAAGTAATAGGAATCTCTCACAATACTATAGGTAACATGCTAGCAAATTATTGGAACTTACCACAGTTTATCTCAGATATAATACTTTATCATGATAACCCGTTTGACGCACCCGAAGAAATAAGAAAAGATATAGTTGTAATATCAACCGCTAATGAACTTTCATATAACTTTATACCAGAAAATCTAGTAGAAATAGGTGTTAGTGAAAAAAGGAACAAAAGAGCAGATGAATACCTAAAATACCTAGGAATACCAAACGAAAGGGAATCAATTATAAAAACAATGGAAAAGATGCTCGAAATATCCCCGGAGGTTTAG
- the ispG gene encoding flavodoxin-dependent (E)-4-hydroxy-3-methylbut-2-enyl-diphosphate synthase has protein sequence MIERRKSRRVRVGDKYIGGDAPVTVQTMPTSKTTNIKETVDIIKKCEEAGVDIVRLGMPDIESARAIKEIKKHVKVPIVADIHFDYKIALEAIKSGADKIRLNPGNIKEKWKVEEVVRACKDNGIPIRIGVNAGSIDRTKYPKPTAEALVDSAFRHVRILEDLGFYDIVISVKHNDVITMVEAYRLIAKQCDYPLHLGVTEAGTEFRSTIKSTIGIGTLLMEGIGDTIRVSLTGDSAKEVEIGIAILQQFGYKPTYVDVVSCPLCARADVNIIELTNKFEEKVKNLRKKVKVAIMGCVVNGPGESMDADIGVSCGKSGSVAYKNGKIYKRLNNDEILDFLLEEVNKFNPTH, from the coding sequence ATGATAGAGAGAAGAAAAAGTAGAAGGGTAAGAGTTGGAGATAAGTATATAGGTGGGGATGCTCCAGTAACAGTTCAAACAATGCCAACAAGTAAGACAACAAACATAAAGGAAACTGTCGATATAATAAAGAAATGTGAAGAGGCTGGTGTTGATATTGTAAGACTTGGAATGCCTGATATAGAGTCTGCAAGAGCAATAAAAGAAATAAAAAAACATGTGAAAGTTCCTATAGTTGCTGATATACATTTTGATTATAAGATAGCACTTGAAGCTATTAAGAGTGGAGCGGATAAAATAAGACTTAATCCAGGAAACATAAAAGAGAAATGGAAAGTTGAAGAAGTAGTTAGAGCTTGTAAGGATAATGGAATACCGATAAGAATAGGTGTAAATGCTGGTTCAATAGATAGAACAAAGTATCCAAAACCTACAGCCGAAGCTCTTGTTGATTCTGCATTTCGACATGTTAGAATACTCGAAGATTTGGGGTTTTATGATATAGTTATATCTGTAAAGCATAATGATGTAATAACTATGGTTGAGGCGTATAGACTAATTGCCAAGCAATGTGATTATCCTTTACATTTGGGTGTAACGGAAGCAGGTACAGAATTTAGATCAACTATAAAGAGTACTATAGGAATAGGTACACTTCTCATGGAAGGTATAGGAGATACTATAAGAGTTTCGCTAACAGGTGATTCTGCAAAAGAAGTTGAGATAGGTATAGCAATACTACAACAGTTTGGATATAAACCAACTTATGTTGATGTTGTTTCTTGCCCTTTGTGTGCAAGAGCGGATGTTAATATAATTGAATTGACTAATAAATTTGAAGAAAAAGTTAAAAATCTAAGAAAAAAGGTTAAGGTTGCTATAATGGGGTGTGTTGTTAATGGGCCGGGGGAATCAATGGATGCAGATATAGGTGTTTCGTGTGGCAAGAGTGGATCTGTTGCATACAAAAATGGGAAAATTTACAAACGTCTTAATAACGATGAGATACTGGACTTTTTACTTGAGGAAGTAAACAAATTTAATCCTACTCACTAA
- the pta gene encoding phosphate acetyltransferase → MIDFVDEIRSKLEGMEGSLVFPEANDTRVIKAVDMLTREKFNLRIILLGNPDEISKIGEEIGVDVSRFEIIDWKQSEWIEDFSDEFYKLREHKGVSRNDCNKYITSNVNAFGAMMVRKGIVDGMISGSLSPTSDVIRAGIWIVQPKKGIKTVSSFFIMVSPDESIGDGGRMVFSDCALVVDPTPEQLVDITINAANAAKFFLNSDPMVALLSYSTYGSGAGPSVDKVRQAVKILKEKNVDFKFDGEMQFDAAISSTVANIKCPNSEVAGKANTFIFPNLDAGNIGYKIAQRIGKMKAYGPVLVGLSKPVNDLSRGCSVEDIYVMALMTLLQVKEHI, encoded by the coding sequence AAATAAGATCTAAGCTTGAAGGAATGGAAGGAAGTCTTGTTTTTCCTGAAGCTAACGATACCAGAGTAATAAAAGCTGTTGACATGCTAACAAGAGAGAAATTCAATCTAAGGATAATCTTACTTGGAAATCCAGATGAAATTAGTAAAATAGGAGAGGAGATTGGAGTTGATGTTTCAAGGTTTGAGATAATTGATTGGAAACAATCAGAATGGATTGAAGATTTTTCTGATGAATTCTATAAACTAAGAGAACATAAAGGAGTTTCAAGAAATGACTGCAATAAGTACATAACAAGCAATGTTAATGCTTTTGGTGCAATGATGGTTAGAAAAGGTATAGTTGATGGCATGATTTCAGGTAGCTTAAGCCCTACTTCTGATGTTATAAGAGCAGGTATATGGATAGTTCAACCCAAAAAAGGTATAAAAACAGTATCAAGTTTCTTTATCATGGTTTCTCCTGATGAAAGTATAGGCGATGGGGGTAGAATGGTATTTTCAGATTGTGCCCTTGTTGTTGATCCAACACCAGAACAACTAGTAGATATAACTATCAATGCAGCAAACGCAGCAAAATTCTTTCTAAACTCTGACCCCATGGTTGCTCTACTCTCTTATTCAACATATGGTAGTGGAGCAGGCCCCTCCGTCGATAAAGTAAGACAAGCAGTTAAAATACTAAAAGAGAAAAATGTTGACTTTAAGTTTGATGGAGAAATGCAATTTGATGCCGCGATATCTTCAACTGTTGCTAATATCAAATGCCCCAACTCGGAAGTTGCAGGCAAAGCAAATACATTCATATTCCCCAACCTTGATGCAGGTAATATAGGCTATAAAATAGCACAAAGAATAGGAAAAATGAAAGCATACGGCCCTGTTTTGGTAGGACTTAGCAAGCCTGTAAATGATTTATCAAGAGGTTGCTCCGTTGAAGATATATATGTAATGGCTTTAATGACGTTACTACAGGTAAAAGAACACATCTAA